In Perognathus longimembris pacificus isolate PPM17 chromosome 3, ASM2315922v1, whole genome shotgun sequence, a single window of DNA contains:
- the Junb gene encoding transcription factor JunB, with the protein MCTKMEQPFYHDDSYAAAAAGYGRTPGGLSLHDYKLLKPSLALNLADPYRGLKAPGARGPGPEGGAAGSYFSGQGSDTGASLKLASSELERLIVPNSNGVITTTPTPPGQYFYSRGGGTGGGAGGAGSGGVTEEQEGFADGFVKALDDLHKMNHVTPPNVSLGASGAPPAGPGGVYAGPEPPPVYTNLSNYPPASAPSGGAGAAVGTGSSYPTATISYLPHAPPFAGGHPAQLGLGRGASAFKEEPQTVPEARSRDATPPVSPINMEDQERIKVERKRLRNRLAATKCRKRKLERIARLEDKVKTLKAENAGLSSTAGVLREQVAQLKQKVMTHVSNGCQLLLGVKGHAF; encoded by the coding sequence ATGTGTACTAAAATGGAACAGCCTTTCTACCACGACGACTCGTacgcagcggcggcggcgggataCGGTCGGACCCCAGGTGGCCTCTCTCTCCACGACTACAAACTCCTGAAACCCAGCCTGGCGCTCAATTTGGCGGATCCCTACCGAGGTCTCAAAGCGCCGGGGGCGCGCGGCCCGGGCCCCGAGGGCGGTGCGGCCGGCAGCTACTTTTCCGGTCAGGGTTCGGATACGGGCGCGTCTCTGAAGCTCGCCTCTTCCGAGCTGGAGCGCCTGATCGTCCCCAACAGTAACGGCGTGATCACGACGACGCCCACGCCCCCGGGACAGTACTTCTACTCCCGCGGGGGTGGCACCGGTggaggcgcggggggcgcggggagcggcGGCGTCACCGAGGAGCAGGAGGGTTTCGCCGACGGCTTTGTCAAAGCCCTGGACGACCTGCACAAGATGAACCACGTGACGCCCCCCAACGTGTCCCTGGGCGCCAGTGGGGCTCCCCCCGCCGGTCCCGGGGGCGTCTACGCCGGCCCGGAGCCGCCTCCCGTCTATACCAACCTCAGCAACTACCCCCCGGCGTCGGCTCCCTCCGGGGGTGCCGGCGCCGCCGTCGGGACCGGGAGTTCCTACCCGACGGCCACCATCAGCTACCTCCCACACGCTCCACCCTTTGCCGGGGGCCACCCCGCACAGCTGGGCTTGGGGCGCGGCGCCTCGGCCTTTAAGGAGGAACCACAGACCGTGCCCGAGGCTCGCAGCCGCGACGCCACGCCACCCGTGTCCCCGATCAACATGGAAGACCAGGAGCGCATCAAAGTGGAGCGCAAGCGGCTGCGGAACCGGCTGGCGGCCACCAAGTGCCGGAAGCGGAAGCTGGAGCGCATCGCGCGCCTGGAGGACAAGGTGAAGACCCTCAAGGCGGAGAACGCGGGGCTGTCCAGCACCGCCGGCGTCCTCCGGGAGCAAGTGGCCCAGCTCAAACAGAAGGTCATGACCCACGTCAGCAACGGCTGCCAGCTGCTGCTGGGGGTCAAGGGACACGCCTTCTGA